The Synchiropus splendidus isolate RoL2022-P1 chromosome 1, RoL_Sspl_1.0, whole genome shotgun sequence genome includes a window with the following:
- the als2b gene encoding alsin isoform X1 encodes MDTQRKSSGDDNRNGGERGILHSWRGYSCKLTPEELLLPRPVLQVSLGTNHGVLLVEGGQVYSFGELPWKQNQVQDQGKPVLESALSGQRVVTVAAGGFHSGAVTEDGGLHMWGDNTWGQCGLSGLSSVPNPTPVALIDSERIPPKTVPVLELACGEQHTLALSRRRELWAWGTGSQLGLSVSIFPVWKPQKVEHLSGRYVLQVACGASHSLALVRCLGPEDLQRLPADKCGQCNQLLYTMTDKEDHVIISDSHSCLRGVARTEDKGGLEGTASMPRLKTSPSEPILLYHSSACTPSPSVPHCPSSQDCEETALTAANGHSTASDVSILASAKESSNAVSGVKSSLYPDEQAVKDYLKKLTGNTQAEQTTKGVGGLHSLLPSAPFTPSNAGATINNLVASCASVVGERVVSTYEALSLKKMMNYLPSAVARPSGLAASSESTTERVRQEDSVQAKKSSSTGDIHEEEAEGLRRRLSLPGLLSQVSPRLLRKTARPKIRAVSLTKLGAVVPEAREVLPTLKTEVWTWGQGECGQLGHGDNLSRSLPSCIKSLDNKEVVRIAAGAHHSMALTAQSQVFSWGSNSCGQLGHMETPSTIPRLAKLSEGIRVWDVSAGEKHSLLLADGDCIQPIIYYSGQQVYEQETKDQPEEEEDRAGGYTQQPVLLPFCMNLGYVSSVCAGGQRCMVLSNKNVMGFVAGLHELGSAERKVYCKLCDLKTQILGPLLDLDSLSSALGSVVHGLLQTLAGRFSLLCRLTGQHAASLTANLRRDLDVKSLAVLDHTSIFLDSYNEYSTALGNFQVMGGFLALTKPSLDFFGKTPELLQKLSQSSEENASITDLLQALFFLPLRHLHSYSRLLLKLATCFDVNTSNYQRLQDSYSKFETLAAQLKKKAKEVDYTFMFWKSFPGKMTDSLRKPHRRLICESSNKSLTLQNAGRFSVNWFILFNDALVHAQRVAPYKSLFSTHHVLPLTTLWVEPIPEDNTGVYGLKVITPEETFSLLASSSGEKAKWFRSINQAVDQALGGTEQDMTSLRLEPPISRTASYTFYKDGRLKDASYEGRWLNGKPHGRGVLKWPDGRIYTGEFKNGLEDGYGEFVAPNKTLNKNDQYQGYWREGKMHGLGRYSSYASGEVYDGSFKDGMRHGHGMLRTGKLNSSSPSVFIGQWLQDKKTGYGVFDDITKGEKYMGMWQDHLRQGTGVVVTQFGLYYEGAFKDNKMMGTGILLSEDDTTYEGEFSDDWTLNGKGVLTMANGDYLEGTISGEWGTGLKVTGSYYKPHLFDITKEKTRAVKLGRLCVSAEDKWHAVFEECWRQLGCESPAQGETRKAWENIAVALTSNRRHIRESPQRISRSHSQNLESLEVIPQHFGPINMERYNAIRLYLIQACDTPLHPLGQLLEALVAVYRMTYVGVGANRRLLPEAVKEIKSYLSRIFQIVRFLFPDMPEEGGPIPEPSTQEQDKGDPGITEAQSESPKPGRVVSSSGLLLPVLLPRLYPPLFTLYALDKEREDDVYWECVLRLNKQTDVALLGFLGVQRKFWPVAATMAVQADKEQILAGNRDTCFGLAVETLQQISTTFTPSDKLQVIQLTFEAITREVQSLLQQDFLWSMDDLFPVFLFVVLRARIRNLGSEVSLIEDLMDPCIQHGEHGIMFTTLKACYYQVQHEKVT; translated from the exons ATGGACACTCAGAGAAAGAG CTCTGGGGATGACAACAGGAATGGTGGAGAAAGAGGCATCCTGCACTCATGGCGGGGCTACTCGTGCAAGCTCACACCTGAGGAGCTGCTTCTCCCACGGCCTGTCCTCCAGGTTTCCTTGGGCACTAACCATGGTGTTCTGCTGGTTGAAG GAGGGCAGGTTTACAGTTTTGGGGAGTTACCGTGGAAACAAAATCAAGTGCAAGATCAAGGAAAACCTGTGCTGGAAAGCGCCCTCAGTGGCCAGCGTGTTGTTACCGTAGCTGCTGGTGGCTTCCACAGTGGCGCAGTGACAGAAGATGGTGGCCTTCACATGTGGGGGGACAACACTTGGGGTCAGTGCGGCCTGTCTGGTCTGAGCTCTGTTCCAAACCCCACTCCTGTTGCTCTTATAGACTCTGAGCGTATCCCTCCAAAAACTGTACCAGTTCTTGAGCTTGCTTGTGGGGAGCAGCATACTCTTGCGCTCTCCCGACGGCGGGAGCTTTGGGCCTGGGGCACAGGCTCGCAGCTTGGCCTGAGTGTCTCTATTTTTCCAGTCTGGAAACCACAAAAGGTGGAACATTTGTCCGGCAGGTATGTGCTTCAGGTGGCATGTGGGGCTTCCCACAGCCTTGCTCTTGTGCGGTGCCTTGGTCCTGAAGACCTGCAGAGACTTCCTGCTGACAAGTGTGGACAGTGCAACCAACTGCTGTACACCATGACTGACAAAGAGGACCATGTCATCATCTCTGATAGTCACTCCTGTCTGCGAGGTGTGGCGAGGACTGAAGATAAGGGTGGCTTGGAAGGGACTGCTTCAATGCCACGGCTGAAAACATCTCCTTCAGAGCCTATACTTCTCTATCACTCATCCGCCTGCACCCCTAGCCCCTCTGTGCCACACTGCCCATCATCCCAAGACTGTGAGGAGACAGCTTTAACTGCAGCTAATGGCCATTCAACTGCTTCAGATGTCAGCATCTTGGCTTCTGCTAAAGAAAGTAGTAATGCGGTCTCAGGTGTCAAAAGTTCACTCTATCCAGACGAGCAAGCTGTGAAAGATTATCTGAAGAAACTGACAGGAAACACTCAGGCAGAGCAGACCACCAAAGGTGTTGGTGGGCTGCATTCTCTGTTG CCATCTGCCCCATTCACTCCTTCCAATGCTGGCGCCACCATCAACAATCTGGTGGCGTCCTGCGCTTCGGTGGTGGGCGAACGGGTTGTTTCCACCTACGAGGCCTTGTCCctcaaaaaaatgatgaattacCTTCCCTCTGCAGTGGCAAGGCCCAGTGGGCTGGCCGCCAGCTCTGAGAGCACCACTGAACGTGTTCGCCAAGAGGACTCTGTGCAGGCAAAGAAAAGTTCGAGCACCGGTGACATCcatgaagaggaggcagagggacTTCGCCGCCGCCTCTCTCTACCCGGACTTCTTTCACAGG TTTCTCCACGTCTGCTGCGCAAAACTGCTCGTCCCAAGATCCGTGCAGTATCTCTGACTAAACTGGGAGCTGTGGTCCCCGAGGCACGAGAGGTACTGCCTACCCTGAAGACTGAGGTGTGGACCTGGGGCCAAGGTGAATGTGGCCAGTTGGGGCACGGCGATAACCTGAGCAG ATCCCTGCCATCGTGCATAAAAAGTCTCGACAATAAAGAGGTGGTGCGGATTGCTGCGGGAGCTCATCATTCCATGGCTCTGACTGCCCAGTCTCAG GTGTTCTCATGGGGAAGTAACAGTTGCGGTCAGCTGGGGCACATGGAGACACCCAGCACCATCCCTCGCCTTGCAAAG CTCTCTGAGGGTATCCGGGTGTGGGATGTGAGTGCTGGCGAGAAACACAGCCTTCTTCTGGCAGATGGTGACTGCATACAGCCCATCATCTACTACAGTGGCCAGCAGGTATATGAGCAGGAGACCAAGGATcagccggaggaggaggaagaccgGGCTGGAGGCTACACGCAGCAGCCGGTTCTACTTCCTTTCTGCATGAAT CTGGGCTATGTGAGCAGTGTGTGTGCAGGCGGTCAGCGTTGCATGGTGTTGTCTAATAAGAATGTAATGGGATTTGTCGCTGGTCTGCATGAGCTGGGGTCAGCTGAGAGGAAGGTTTACTGCAAGCTGTGTGACCTGAAGACACAAATTCTAGGTCCCCTGTTGGACTTGG ACTCTTTAAGCTCTGCACTCGGCTCAGTCGTGCATGGCCTCCTTCAAACACTGGCGGGTCGATTTAGCCTATTGTGTCGCTTGACGGGTCAACATGCTGCCAGTCTTACTGCCAACCTGCGCCGCGACCTTGATGTCAAGAGCCTCGCTGTTCTCGACCACACCAGCATCTTCCTCGACTCTTACAATGA GTACTCAACTGCTCTGGGCAATTTCCAGGTGATGGGAGGTTTTCTTGCCCTGACCAAGCCCTCACT AGatttctttggaaaaacacccgAGCTTCTCCAAAAGCTGTCTCAGTCCAGCGAAGAAAATGCATCGATTACTGACCTCCTGCAGGCGCTGTTTTTCCTGCCCTTGCGTCATCTTCACAGTTACAGTCGATTGCTGCTCAAGTTGGCAACTTGCTTTGATGTG aacACCAGTAACTACCAGCGGCTGCAGGACAGCTACTCCAAATTTGAAACCTTGGCTGCTCAGTTGAAGAAGAAAGCAAAGGAAGTGGACTACACGTTCATGTTCTGGAAGAGCTTCCCAGGCAAGATGACG GATTCACTGCGGAAGCCTCACCGTCGGCTTATATGTGAGAGCAGCAACAAGTCTCTCACTCTGCAGAATGCTGGAAGGTTCTCAGTCAACTGGTTCATCCTTTTCAATGACGCCTTGGTTCATGCGCAG CGTGTGGCACCCTATAAAAGCCTT TTCTCAACGCATCACGTTTTACCTTTGACAACACTGTGGGTGGAGCCAATTCCAGAAGACAACACTGGCGT ATATGGATTGAAGGTCATTACACCTGAGGAAACGTTCAGCCTGCTGGCCAGCTCTAGTGGAGAGAAG GCCAAGTGGTTTCGCAGCATCAACCAGGCAGTGGACCAGGCACTAGGTGGAACAGAGCAAGATATGACATCACTGCGACTAGAGCCCCCTATTTCAAGGACCGCCTCCTACACTTTTTACAAGGACGGCCGACTGAAAGATGCCTCCTATGAAGGCCGTTGGCTGAACGGCAAACCCCATGGCAG GGGCGTATTAAAGTGGCCTGATGGAAGAATATACACCGGGGAGTTCAAGAATGGACTGGAAGATGG ATACGGTGAATTTGTGGCTCCCAATAAAACGCTGAACAAGAACGACCAATACCAAGGTTACTGGAGGGAAGGCAAAATGCATGGCCTTGGAAGATACAG CAGTTATGCCAGTGGTGAGGTGTATGACGGGTCTTTCAAGGATGGAATGCGACATGGTCATGGCATGCTACGAACCGGGAAACTGAACTCGTCCTCCCCTAGCGTGTTCATAGGTCAGTGGTTACAGGACAAAAAGACTGGCTATGGTGTCTTCGACGACATCACCAA AGGTGAGAAGTATATGGGCATGTGGCAGGATCACCTGAGGCAAGGCACTGGGGTCGTTGTCACCCAGTTTGGTCTTTACTACGAAGGGGCTTTCAAAGACAATAAAATGATG GGTACTGGGATCTTGCTTTCAGAGGATGACACTACATACGAGGGGGAGTTTTCTGATGACTGGACCCTAAACGGGAAG GGTGTGTTGACGATGGCAAACGGTGACTACCTGGAAGGAACCATCAGTGGAGAGTGGGGAACCGGTCTGAAGGTGACCGGTTCTTACTATAAACCGCATTTGTTTGACATCACTAAGGAGAAGACTCGTGCAGT AAAGCTGGGccgtctgtgtgtcagtgcgGAGGATAAGTGGCATGCAGTCTTCGAGGAGTGCTGGAGACAGCTGGGCTGTGAGTCACCTGCTCAGGGAGAAACtcggaaggcatgggagaacaTCGCTGTAGCGCTCACCTCAAACCGACGACACATCCGAGAGAG TCCCCAGCGGATATCTCGCAGTCACAGCCAGAATCTGGAAAGCCTGGAGGTGATTCCACAACACTTTGGTCCCATCAACATGGAGAGATATAACGCCATCCGTCTGTACCTCATCCAG GCCTGTGACACTCCGCTTCACCCGCTCGGCCAGCTCTTGGAAGCCCTTGTGGCGGTCTACAGGATGACCTATGTGGGAGTCGGAGCGAACCGCCGGCTTCTCCCGGAGGCTGTCAAGGAAATCAAATCGTACCTCAGTCGCATCTTCCAGATCGTCAG GTTTCTCTTCCCAGACATGCCTGAAGAAGGAGGTCCAATTCCAGAGCCTTCAACCCAAGAACAAGACAAAGGAGACCCTGGAATCACTGAGGCCCAGTCTGAGTCCCCCAAACCTGG GCGCGTTGTGAGTAGCTCCGGtctgctgcttcctgtcctgCTGCCCCGACTCTACCCACCGCTCTTCACCCTCTACGCTCTAGACAAGGAGCGGGAGGATGACGTCTACTGGGAGTGCGTCCTCCGCCTTAACAAGCAGACCGACGTGGCTCTGCTTGGTTTTCTTGGCGTCCAGCG GAAGTTTTGGCCCGTCGCTGCAACGATGGCTGTCCAGGCGGATAAGGAGCAG ATTCTAGCTGGCAACAGGGATACCTGCTTTGGCTTGGCAGTTGAAACGCTTCAGCAAATCAG CACAACCTTCACTCCGTCAGATAAGCTGCAGGTGATCCAGCTGACGTTTGAGGCCATCACTCGGGAGGTGCagtctctgctgcagcaggactTCCTGTGGTCCATGGACGACCTCTTCCCCGTCTTCCTCTTTGTAGTTCTGCGTGCACG TATAAGGAatctggggtcagaggtcagtctaATAGAAGATCTGATGGACCCCTGCATTCAGCATGGAGAACATGGAATCATGTTTACCACCTTGAAG GCTTGTTACTACCAGGTCCAGCATGAGAAGGTCACATAA
- the als2b gene encoding alsin isoform X2 — MDTQRKSSGDDNRNGGERGILHSWRGYSCKLTPEELLLPRPVLQVSLGTNHGVLLVEGGQVYSFGELPWKQNQVQDQGKPVLESALSGQRVVTVAAGGFHSGAVTEDGGLHMWGDNTWGQCGLSGLSSVPNPTPVALIDSERIPPKTVPVLELACGEQHTLALSRRRELWAWGTGSQLGLSVSIFPVWKPQKVEHLSGRYVLQVACGASHSLALVRCLGPEDLQRLPADKCGQCNQLLYTMTDKEDHVIISDSHSCLRGVARTEDKGGLEGTASMPRLKTSPSEPILLYHSSACTPSPSVPHCPSSQDCEETALTAANGHSTASDVSILASAKESSNAVSGVKSSLYPDEQAVKDYLKKLTGNTQAEQTTKGVGGLHSLLPSAPFTPSNAGATINNLVASCASVVGERVVSTYEALSLKKMMNYLPSAVARPSGLAASSESTTERVRQEDSVQAKKSSSTGDIHEEEAEGLRRRLSLPGLLSQVSPRLLRKTARPKIRAVSLTKLGAVVPEAREVLPTLKTEVWTWGQGECGQLGHGDNLSRSLPSCIKSLDNKEVVRIAAGAHHSMALTAQSQVFSWGSNSCGQLGHMETPSTIPRLAKLSEGIRVWDVSAGEKHSLLLADGDCIQPIIYYSGQQVYEQETKDQPEEEEDRAGGYTQQPVLLPFCMNLGYVSSVCAGGQRCMVLSNKNVMGFVAGLHELGSAERKVYCKLCDLKTQILGPLLDLDSLSSALGSVVHGLLQTLAGRFSLLCRLTGQHAASLTANLRRDLDVKSLAVLDHTSIFLDSYNEYSTALGNFQVMGGFLALTKPSLDFFGKTPELLQKLSQSSEENASITDLLQALFFLPLRHLHSYSRLLLKLATCFDVNTSNYQRLQDSYSKFETLAAQLKKKAKEVDYTFMFWKSFPGKMTDSLRKPHRRLICESSNKSLTLQNAGRFSVNWFILFNDALVHAQRVAPYKSLFSTHHVLPLTTLWVEPIPEDNTGVYGLKVITPEETFSLLASSSGEKAKWFRSINQAVDQALGGTEQDMTSLRLEPPISRTASYTFYKDGRLKDASYEGRWLNGKPHGRGVLKWPDGRIYTGEFKNGLEDGYGEFVAPNKTLNKNDQYQGYWREGKMHGLGRYSYASGEVYDGSFKDGMRHGHGMLRTGKLNSSSPSVFIGQWLQDKKTGYGVFDDITKGEKYMGMWQDHLRQGTGVVVTQFGLYYEGAFKDNKMMGTGILLSEDDTTYEGEFSDDWTLNGKGVLTMANGDYLEGTISGEWGTGLKVTGSYYKPHLFDITKEKTRAVKLGRLCVSAEDKWHAVFEECWRQLGCESPAQGETRKAWENIAVALTSNRRHIRESPQRISRSHSQNLESLEVIPQHFGPINMERYNAIRLYLIQACDTPLHPLGQLLEALVAVYRMTYVGVGANRRLLPEAVKEIKSYLSRIFQIVRFLFPDMPEEGGPIPEPSTQEQDKGDPGITEAQSESPKPGRVVSSSGLLLPVLLPRLYPPLFTLYALDKEREDDVYWECVLRLNKQTDVALLGFLGVQRKFWPVAATMAVQADKEQILAGNRDTCFGLAVETLQQISTTFTPSDKLQVIQLTFEAITREVQSLLQQDFLWSMDDLFPVFLFVVLRARIRNLGSEVSLIEDLMDPCIQHGEHGIMFTTLKACYYQVQHEKVT; from the exons ATGGACACTCAGAGAAAGAG CTCTGGGGATGACAACAGGAATGGTGGAGAAAGAGGCATCCTGCACTCATGGCGGGGCTACTCGTGCAAGCTCACACCTGAGGAGCTGCTTCTCCCACGGCCTGTCCTCCAGGTTTCCTTGGGCACTAACCATGGTGTTCTGCTGGTTGAAG GAGGGCAGGTTTACAGTTTTGGGGAGTTACCGTGGAAACAAAATCAAGTGCAAGATCAAGGAAAACCTGTGCTGGAAAGCGCCCTCAGTGGCCAGCGTGTTGTTACCGTAGCTGCTGGTGGCTTCCACAGTGGCGCAGTGACAGAAGATGGTGGCCTTCACATGTGGGGGGACAACACTTGGGGTCAGTGCGGCCTGTCTGGTCTGAGCTCTGTTCCAAACCCCACTCCTGTTGCTCTTATAGACTCTGAGCGTATCCCTCCAAAAACTGTACCAGTTCTTGAGCTTGCTTGTGGGGAGCAGCATACTCTTGCGCTCTCCCGACGGCGGGAGCTTTGGGCCTGGGGCACAGGCTCGCAGCTTGGCCTGAGTGTCTCTATTTTTCCAGTCTGGAAACCACAAAAGGTGGAACATTTGTCCGGCAGGTATGTGCTTCAGGTGGCATGTGGGGCTTCCCACAGCCTTGCTCTTGTGCGGTGCCTTGGTCCTGAAGACCTGCAGAGACTTCCTGCTGACAAGTGTGGACAGTGCAACCAACTGCTGTACACCATGACTGACAAAGAGGACCATGTCATCATCTCTGATAGTCACTCCTGTCTGCGAGGTGTGGCGAGGACTGAAGATAAGGGTGGCTTGGAAGGGACTGCTTCAATGCCACGGCTGAAAACATCTCCTTCAGAGCCTATACTTCTCTATCACTCATCCGCCTGCACCCCTAGCCCCTCTGTGCCACACTGCCCATCATCCCAAGACTGTGAGGAGACAGCTTTAACTGCAGCTAATGGCCATTCAACTGCTTCAGATGTCAGCATCTTGGCTTCTGCTAAAGAAAGTAGTAATGCGGTCTCAGGTGTCAAAAGTTCACTCTATCCAGACGAGCAAGCTGTGAAAGATTATCTGAAGAAACTGACAGGAAACACTCAGGCAGAGCAGACCACCAAAGGTGTTGGTGGGCTGCATTCTCTGTTG CCATCTGCCCCATTCACTCCTTCCAATGCTGGCGCCACCATCAACAATCTGGTGGCGTCCTGCGCTTCGGTGGTGGGCGAACGGGTTGTTTCCACCTACGAGGCCTTGTCCctcaaaaaaatgatgaattacCTTCCCTCTGCAGTGGCAAGGCCCAGTGGGCTGGCCGCCAGCTCTGAGAGCACCACTGAACGTGTTCGCCAAGAGGACTCTGTGCAGGCAAAGAAAAGTTCGAGCACCGGTGACATCcatgaagaggaggcagagggacTTCGCCGCCGCCTCTCTCTACCCGGACTTCTTTCACAGG TTTCTCCACGTCTGCTGCGCAAAACTGCTCGTCCCAAGATCCGTGCAGTATCTCTGACTAAACTGGGAGCTGTGGTCCCCGAGGCACGAGAGGTACTGCCTACCCTGAAGACTGAGGTGTGGACCTGGGGCCAAGGTGAATGTGGCCAGTTGGGGCACGGCGATAACCTGAGCAG ATCCCTGCCATCGTGCATAAAAAGTCTCGACAATAAAGAGGTGGTGCGGATTGCTGCGGGAGCTCATCATTCCATGGCTCTGACTGCCCAGTCTCAG GTGTTCTCATGGGGAAGTAACAGTTGCGGTCAGCTGGGGCACATGGAGACACCCAGCACCATCCCTCGCCTTGCAAAG CTCTCTGAGGGTATCCGGGTGTGGGATGTGAGTGCTGGCGAGAAACACAGCCTTCTTCTGGCAGATGGTGACTGCATACAGCCCATCATCTACTACAGTGGCCAGCAGGTATATGAGCAGGAGACCAAGGATcagccggaggaggaggaagaccgGGCTGGAGGCTACACGCAGCAGCCGGTTCTACTTCCTTTCTGCATGAAT CTGGGCTATGTGAGCAGTGTGTGTGCAGGCGGTCAGCGTTGCATGGTGTTGTCTAATAAGAATGTAATGGGATTTGTCGCTGGTCTGCATGAGCTGGGGTCAGCTGAGAGGAAGGTTTACTGCAAGCTGTGTGACCTGAAGACACAAATTCTAGGTCCCCTGTTGGACTTGG ACTCTTTAAGCTCTGCACTCGGCTCAGTCGTGCATGGCCTCCTTCAAACACTGGCGGGTCGATTTAGCCTATTGTGTCGCTTGACGGGTCAACATGCTGCCAGTCTTACTGCCAACCTGCGCCGCGACCTTGATGTCAAGAGCCTCGCTGTTCTCGACCACACCAGCATCTTCCTCGACTCTTACAATGA GTACTCAACTGCTCTGGGCAATTTCCAGGTGATGGGAGGTTTTCTTGCCCTGACCAAGCCCTCACT AGatttctttggaaaaacacccgAGCTTCTCCAAAAGCTGTCTCAGTCCAGCGAAGAAAATGCATCGATTACTGACCTCCTGCAGGCGCTGTTTTTCCTGCCCTTGCGTCATCTTCACAGTTACAGTCGATTGCTGCTCAAGTTGGCAACTTGCTTTGATGTG aacACCAGTAACTACCAGCGGCTGCAGGACAGCTACTCCAAATTTGAAACCTTGGCTGCTCAGTTGAAGAAGAAAGCAAAGGAAGTGGACTACACGTTCATGTTCTGGAAGAGCTTCCCAGGCAAGATGACG GATTCACTGCGGAAGCCTCACCGTCGGCTTATATGTGAGAGCAGCAACAAGTCTCTCACTCTGCAGAATGCTGGAAGGTTCTCAGTCAACTGGTTCATCCTTTTCAATGACGCCTTGGTTCATGCGCAG CGTGTGGCACCCTATAAAAGCCTT TTCTCAACGCATCACGTTTTACCTTTGACAACACTGTGGGTGGAGCCAATTCCAGAAGACAACACTGGCGT ATATGGATTGAAGGTCATTACACCTGAGGAAACGTTCAGCCTGCTGGCCAGCTCTAGTGGAGAGAAG GCCAAGTGGTTTCGCAGCATCAACCAGGCAGTGGACCAGGCACTAGGTGGAACAGAGCAAGATATGACATCACTGCGACTAGAGCCCCCTATTTCAAGGACCGCCTCCTACACTTTTTACAAGGACGGCCGACTGAAAGATGCCTCCTATGAAGGCCGTTGGCTGAACGGCAAACCCCATGGCAG GGGCGTATTAAAGTGGCCTGATGGAAGAATATACACCGGGGAGTTCAAGAATGGACTGGAAGATGG ATACGGTGAATTTGTGGCTCCCAATAAAACGCTGAACAAGAACGACCAATACCAAGGTTACTGGAGGGAAGGCAAAATGCATGGCCTTGGAAGATACAG TTATGCCAGTGGTGAGGTGTATGACGGGTCTTTCAAGGATGGAATGCGACATGGTCATGGCATGCTACGAACCGGGAAACTGAACTCGTCCTCCCCTAGCGTGTTCATAGGTCAGTGGTTACAGGACAAAAAGACTGGCTATGGTGTCTTCGACGACATCACCAA AGGTGAGAAGTATATGGGCATGTGGCAGGATCACCTGAGGCAAGGCACTGGGGTCGTTGTCACCCAGTTTGGTCTTTACTACGAAGGGGCTTTCAAAGACAATAAAATGATG GGTACTGGGATCTTGCTTTCAGAGGATGACACTACATACGAGGGGGAGTTTTCTGATGACTGGACCCTAAACGGGAAG GGTGTGTTGACGATGGCAAACGGTGACTACCTGGAAGGAACCATCAGTGGAGAGTGGGGAACCGGTCTGAAGGTGACCGGTTCTTACTATAAACCGCATTTGTTTGACATCACTAAGGAGAAGACTCGTGCAGT AAAGCTGGGccgtctgtgtgtcagtgcgGAGGATAAGTGGCATGCAGTCTTCGAGGAGTGCTGGAGACAGCTGGGCTGTGAGTCACCTGCTCAGGGAGAAACtcggaaggcatgggagaacaTCGCTGTAGCGCTCACCTCAAACCGACGACACATCCGAGAGAG TCCCCAGCGGATATCTCGCAGTCACAGCCAGAATCTGGAAAGCCTGGAGGTGATTCCACAACACTTTGGTCCCATCAACATGGAGAGATATAACGCCATCCGTCTGTACCTCATCCAG GCCTGTGACACTCCGCTTCACCCGCTCGGCCAGCTCTTGGAAGCCCTTGTGGCGGTCTACAGGATGACCTATGTGGGAGTCGGAGCGAACCGCCGGCTTCTCCCGGAGGCTGTCAAGGAAATCAAATCGTACCTCAGTCGCATCTTCCAGATCGTCAG GTTTCTCTTCCCAGACATGCCTGAAGAAGGAGGTCCAATTCCAGAGCCTTCAACCCAAGAACAAGACAAAGGAGACCCTGGAATCACTGAGGCCCAGTCTGAGTCCCCCAAACCTGG GCGCGTTGTGAGTAGCTCCGGtctgctgcttcctgtcctgCTGCCCCGACTCTACCCACCGCTCTTCACCCTCTACGCTCTAGACAAGGAGCGGGAGGATGACGTCTACTGGGAGTGCGTCCTCCGCCTTAACAAGCAGACCGACGTGGCTCTGCTTGGTTTTCTTGGCGTCCAGCG GAAGTTTTGGCCCGTCGCTGCAACGATGGCTGTCCAGGCGGATAAGGAGCAG ATTCTAGCTGGCAACAGGGATACCTGCTTTGGCTTGGCAGTTGAAACGCTTCAGCAAATCAG CACAACCTTCACTCCGTCAGATAAGCTGCAGGTGATCCAGCTGACGTTTGAGGCCATCACTCGGGAGGTGCagtctctgctgcagcaggactTCCTGTGGTCCATGGACGACCTCTTCCCCGTCTTCCTCTTTGTAGTTCTGCGTGCACG TATAAGGAatctggggtcagaggtcagtctaATAGAAGATCTGATGGACCCCTGCATTCAGCATGGAGAACATGGAATCATGTTTACCACCTTGAAG GCTTGTTACTACCAGGTCCAGCATGAGAAGGTCACATAA